A single region of the Streptomyces virginiae genome encodes:
- a CDS encoding carbonic anhydrase — MRTAGPPARRAVLTGGLAAAAVAVGLAGCSSPRVPRETTAAPEPRPDTPKAAFARLMEGNARWVSGELDHPDRDPERRELVAEAQDPFGVVLTCIDSRVAPELVFDTGLGDLYVLRTGGQAIGPVVTGSVEYGPMTGGTPLIVVLGHQRCGAIEAAYKSLQDGTPLPGNLQSIVKALGPAYLLTVENPGADPVDTMIHQQIRVTADDLRTNSDLAPLVQKGALAVVGAYYSLDTGKVDVLTGAPT; from the coding sequence ATGCGCACCGCAGGACCTCCGGCCCGCAGGGCCGTGCTGACCGGTGGCCTCGCGGCCGCCGCCGTCGCCGTCGGGCTCGCGGGGTGCTCCTCGCCGCGCGTGCCGAGGGAGACGACCGCCGCGCCCGAGCCGCGGCCGGACACGCCGAAAGCCGCGTTCGCCCGCCTGATGGAGGGCAACGCGCGCTGGGTGAGCGGGGAGCTGGACCACCCCGACCGGGATCCCGAGCGGCGCGAACTCGTCGCCGAGGCACAGGACCCGTTCGGCGTGGTCCTCACCTGCATCGACTCCCGCGTGGCGCCCGAGCTCGTCTTCGACACCGGGCTCGGCGATCTGTACGTCCTGCGCACCGGCGGGCAGGCGATCGGCCCGGTGGTCACCGGCTCCGTCGAGTACGGGCCGATGACGGGCGGCACCCCGCTGATCGTCGTGCTCGGGCACCAGCGCTGCGGCGCCATCGAAGCCGCCTACAAGTCGCTGCAGGACGGCACGCCGCTGCCCGGGAACCTCCAGTCGATCGTGAAGGCGCTGGGACCGGCGTACCTGCTGACCGTCGAGAACCCGGGCGCCGACCCGGTCGACACCATGATCCACCAGCAGATCCGGGTCACCGCGGACGACTTGCGCACCAACTCCGACCTGGCGCCCCTCGTACAGAAGGGCGCCCTGGCCGTCGTCGGCGCCTACTACTCGCTGGACACCGGCAAGGTG
- a CDS encoding ABC transporter permease: protein MSTATTVREVAPGYRASRTLPLRVEALRQWRRRRTLVMAGVLAALPFVLMIAFAVGGGPGSRGGGNGRVTLIDTATASGANFAATCLFVSAGFLLVVPVALFCGDTVASEASWSSLRYLLASPVPRARLLWSKLVVALGFSLAAMVLLPVVALAAGTAAYGWGPLKLPTGGALAAADTVPRLALVVAFIFVSQLVTAGLAFWLSTRTDAPLGAVGGAVGLTIVGNVLDAVTALGSWREFLPAHWQFAWADALQPQLEWGGMVKGAVVSASYALVLFALAFRGFSRKDIVS from the coding sequence GTGAGTACGGCGACGACGGTGCGGGAGGTGGCTCCGGGCTATCGGGCGAGCCGTACGCTCCCGCTGCGCGTGGAGGCGCTGCGGCAGTGGCGCCGGCGGCGGACGCTGGTGATGGCCGGGGTGCTGGCCGCACTGCCGTTCGTCCTGATGATCGCGTTCGCGGTGGGCGGCGGACCGGGCAGCCGGGGCGGTGGGAACGGCCGCGTCACCCTGATCGACACGGCCACGGCCTCGGGGGCGAACTTCGCCGCGACCTGCCTGTTCGTCTCGGCCGGTTTCCTGCTGGTGGTGCCGGTGGCCCTGTTCTGCGGGGACACCGTGGCCTCGGAGGCGAGCTGGTCCTCGCTGCGCTACCTGCTGGCCTCGCCGGTGCCACGGGCGCGGCTGCTGTGGAGCAAGCTCGTGGTGGCGCTGGGCTTCAGCCTGGCGGCGATGGTGCTGCTGCCGGTGGTGGCGCTCGCGGCGGGCACGGCCGCGTACGGATGGGGCCCGCTGAAGCTCCCGACGGGCGGGGCGCTGGCGGCCGCGGACACCGTGCCGCGGCTCGCGCTGGTGGTGGCCTTCATCTTCGTGTCGCAGCTGGTCACGGCGGGTCTGGCGTTCTGGCTGTCGACGCGGACGGACGCGCCGCTGGGCGCGGTGGGCGGGGCGGTCGGGCTGACGATCGTGGGCAATGTGCTGGACGCGGTGACCGCGCTCGGCTCGTGGCGGGAGTTCCTTCCGGCGCACTGGCAGTTCGCGTGGGCGGACGCCCTGCAGCCGCAGCTGGAATGGGGCGGGATGGTCAAGGGGGCGGTGGTGTCGGCCTCCTACGCGCTGGTGCTGTTCGCGCTCGCCTTCCGCGGGTTCTCCCGCAAGGACATCGTGTCCTGA
- a CDS encoding alpha/beta fold hydrolase — protein sequence MKLRMPRRRRDRLLAGAAALAVVAGAGTWTAASATGDEPAVHRQDQIMNMPGAGIDTSYFTAGGGGEKRPAVLLGHGFGGSKDDVRAQAERLARDGYAVLTWSARGFGRSEGRIGLNDPAYEVKDVSRLIDWLAARPEVKLDAAGDPRVGVSGASYGGAISLLAAGHDPRVDAIAPQITYWNLADSLFPNGVFKKLWSGIFFTSGSTDGMQQAPRGPRPDAAAAPGCGRFQPELCAMYERVAVAGKPDAEARALLEQRSPSAVGDRIKVPTLIVQGQDDSLFPLDQADAMAKAIAANGAPVSVDWAAGGHDGGMREADRTEARVASWFDRHLKGDEGADTGPAFRVTRSGGIDSTDGEVTLRGATGDRYPGLESGPREFALAGPEQAFANPAGGAPPALSSLPGIGGQLAAFGAGLSLDFPGQNARFESAPLTEDLRITGTPTLTLKVRSTAADGSAVLFGKVYDVGPDGRQQVLPSQLVAPVRVENAQEGTTVRLRLPAIDHEVVAGHRLRLVVAATDLGYATPAAPATYTVAAQGPLAVPVAAQVRTASAGTPAWTWWLPLGAVALAAALLGIRRPGRGSAGPRSGAPRPDPALADVPLEITGLTKRYAKAQDRYAVRDLSFRVEKGQVLGLLGPNGAGKTTTLRMLMGLISPDAGEIRVFGHAVRAGAPVLSRVGAFVEGAGFLPHLTGRANLELYWQATGRPAEDSHMAEALEIAGLGDALERAVRTYSQGMRQRLAIAQAMLGMPDLLILDEPTNGLDPPQIREMRDVMIRYAAGGRTVIVSSHLLSEVEQSCTHLVVMDRGQRVAAGEVAEITGGGDTLLVTLAEPVDEVCVEKVAALEGVGSVVAADDGLLVRLDGATAAGLIAELVRLEVPVSGVGPHRRLEDAFLTLIGGAA from the coding sequence ATGAAGCTCCGAATGCCCCGGCGTCGCCGAGACCGTCTGCTCGCGGGCGCCGCCGCGCTCGCGGTCGTGGCGGGGGCCGGTACGTGGACGGCCGCGTCCGCGACCGGTGACGAACCCGCCGTGCACCGCCAAGACCAGATCATGAACATGCCCGGCGCCGGGATCGACACCTCCTATTTCACCGCGGGCGGCGGCGGGGAAAAACGTCCCGCCGTGCTCCTCGGGCACGGATTCGGCGGCAGCAAGGACGACGTCCGCGCGCAGGCCGAGCGCCTCGCCCGGGACGGGTACGCGGTCCTGACCTGGTCGGCGCGCGGCTTCGGCCGTTCCGAGGGCCGGATCGGTCTGAACGACCCCGCGTACGAGGTCAAGGACGTCTCCCGGCTGATCGACTGGCTCGCGGCCCGGCCCGAGGTCAAGCTCGACGCGGCCGGAGACCCGCGCGTCGGCGTCTCCGGCGCCTCCTACGGCGGCGCGATCTCGTTGCTCGCCGCCGGTCACGACCCGCGGGTCGACGCGATCGCCCCGCAGATCACCTACTGGAACCTCGCGGACTCCCTCTTCCCGAACGGCGTCTTCAAGAAGCTCTGGTCCGGCATCTTCTTCACCAGCGGCTCGACGGACGGGATGCAACAGGCCCCGCGCGGCCCGCGGCCCGATGCCGCGGCGGCGCCCGGTTGCGGACGGTTCCAGCCCGAGCTCTGCGCGATGTACGAACGCGTCGCGGTGGCGGGCAAGCCCGACGCCGAGGCCCGCGCCCTGCTGGAGCAGCGCAGTCCGTCGGCCGTCGGCGACCGGATCAAGGTGCCGACGCTGATCGTCCAGGGCCAGGACGACTCCCTCTTCCCGCTGGACCAGGCCGATGCCATGGCCAAGGCCATCGCGGCGAACGGCGCGCCCGTGTCCGTGGACTGGGCGGCCGGCGGGCACGACGGCGGCATGCGCGAGGCCGACCGGACCGAGGCCCGCGTGGCCTCTTGGTTCGACCGCCATCTCAAGGGGGACGAGGGCGCCGACACCGGCCCGGCGTTCCGGGTCACCCGCTCCGGAGGCATCGACTCCACCGACGGCGAGGTCACCCTGCGCGGCGCGACCGGCGACCGGTACCCCGGGCTGGAATCCGGCCCGCGGGAGTTCGCGCTGGCCGGACCGGAGCAGGCCTTCGCCAATCCGGCGGGCGGCGCGCCGCCCGCCCTGTCCTCGCTGCCGGGCATCGGTGGGCAGCTGGCCGCCTTCGGGGCCGGGCTCTCGCTGGACTTCCCCGGCCAGAACGCCCGGTTCGAGTCGGCGCCGCTGACCGAGGACCTGCGGATCACCGGCACCCCGACCCTCACCCTGAAGGTGAGGTCGACAGCTGCCGACGGTTCGGCCGTCCTGTTCGGCAAGGTGTACGACGTGGGTCCCGACGGCCGGCAGCAGGTGCTGCCGAGCCAGTTGGTCGCACCGGTGCGGGTGGAGAACGCGCAGGAGGGCACGACCGTGCGCCTGCGCCTTCCCGCGATCGACCACGAGGTCGTGGCCGGGCACCGGCTGCGGCTGGTGGTCGCCGCGACCGACCTCGGCTACGCCACCCCGGCCGCGCCTGCCACCTACACCGTCGCCGCCCAGGGCCCGCTGGCCGTGCCCGTCGCCGCCCAGGTGCGGACCGCCTCGGCGGGCACTCCCGCCTGGACCTGGTGGCTGCCGCTGGGCGCGGTGGCCCTGGCCGCTGCGCTGCTCGGGATCCGCCGGCCCGGCCGAGGCTCCGCGGGGCCGCGGTCCGGCGCCCCACGGCCGGACCCCGCACTGGCCGACGTACCCCTGGAGATCACCGGACTGACGAAGCGGTACGCGAAGGCGCAGGACCGGTACGCGGTGCGCGACCTGTCCTTCCGCGTCGAGAAGGGGCAGGTACTGGGACTGCTCGGGCCCAACGGCGCCGGGAAGACCACCACCCTGCGCATGCTGATGGGGCTCATCTCCCCGGACGCCGGGGAGATCCGGGTGTTCGGGCACGCGGTACGGGCCGGGGCGCCCGTGCTGTCGCGGGTCGGGGCCTTCGTCGAGGGTGCCGGGTTCCTCCCGCACCTGACGGGCCGCGCCAATCTGGAGCTGTACTGGCAGGCCACCGGCCGTCCGGCCGAGGACTCGCACATGGCGGAGGCCCTGGAGATCGCCGGCCTCGGCGACGCCCTCGAGCGCGCGGTACGCACGTACTCGCAGGGCATGCGCCAGCGCCTCGCGATCGCGCAGGCCATGCTCGGGATGCCGGACCTGCTGATCCTCGACGAACCGACGAACGGTCTGGACCCGCCGCAGATCCGCGAGATGCGGGACGTGATGATCCGCTACGCCGCGGGAGGCCGGACGGTCATCGTCTCCAGCCACCTGCTGTCGGAGGTGGAACAGTCCTGCACGCACCTGGTGGTCATGGACCGCGGACAGCGGGTCGCGGCGGGCGAGGTCGCCGAGATCACCGGCGGCGGGGACACGCTGCTGGTGACCCTGGCGGAGCCGGTGGACGAGGTGTGCGTCGAGAAGGTGGCGGCGCTGGAGGGAGTGGGTTCCGTGGTGGCCGCCGACGACGGGCTGCTCGTACGGCTCGACGGCGCGACGGCCGCGGGCCTGATCGCCGAACTCGTACGGCTGGAGGTGCCGGTGAGCGGGGTAGGACCGCACCGGCGACTGGAGGACGCGTTCCTCACCCTGATCGGAGGTGCGGCGTGA